In Candidatus Falkowbacteria bacterium, a genomic segment contains:
- a CDS encoding nucleoside monophosphate kinase, with protein sequence MPRTILVFIGPPGSGKGTQSDMLSELTDLPAISTGELLRHEQKVGSSLGRKVRGLMSSGKMVSATLVDHLLKLRLSKPDTKKGFMIDGYPRNEYQFRNLLKLIKGDDRLYFIEFQVPDREVVTRLSGRRICDCGASYHIMYNPPKNAGKCDLCGNTLRQRADDKPGVIRTRLKEYHSSIKPLLEKASGRGSIIIVDGERSIATINQELKKQLKSFGVLKKKTSK encoded by the coding sequence ATGCCACGCACAATTTTAGTCTTTATCGGCCCTCCTGGATCAGGTAAAGGGACTCAATCAGATATGCTTTCCGAGCTCACAGACTTACCAGCCATTTCCACTGGTGAGCTACTTCGTCATGAACAAAAAGTTGGAAGTTCACTTGGCCGAAAAGTGAGGGGATTAATGAGTAGTGGGAAAATGGTTTCGGCAACTTTGGTTGACCATTTATTAAAACTTCGGTTATCAAAGCCAGATACAAAAAAAGGTTTTATGATTGATGGCTATCCTCGTAATGAATATCAATTTCGTAATTTATTAAAACTAATCAAAGGTGATGATCGCCTTTATTTTATTGAATTTCAAGTACCCGATCGTGAAGTGGTTACCAGATTGTCAGGGCGTCGGATTTGCGATTGCGGGGCTTCTTACCATATAATGTATAACCCTCCAAAAAACGCTGGGAAATGTGATTTATGTGGCAATACACTTCGACAGCGGGCTGATGACAAACCAGGAGTGATTAGAACGAGGCTTAAAGAATATCATAGCTCAATTAAGCCACTACTTGAAAAAGCCAGTGGACGAGGTTCAATTATTATTGTTGATGGAGAGCGTTCAATCGCAACAATTAACCAAGAGTTAAAAAAACAGTTAAAGAGTTTTGGGGTTCTAAAAAAGAAAACAAGTAAATAA
- the secY gene encoding preprotein translocase subunit SecY: MEKIAKIWRDKDIRKSIIFVLAMLAIFRLAAHIPVPGVDPAALRQFFSSNEILGLLNLFSGGGMENFSIVMMGVGPYITSSIIFQLLAMLIPKLEEMNKEEAGRQKINMWTRWATVPFALIQSYAMISLLRNSGTVILPELPVFDLVSIMLTVTAGTIFLMWLGELISEKKIGNGISLLIFAGIISGLPTALQQVFVNYDPSQLFTLIGMLVIVIITVVGVVVINEGQRNVPIQYARQMRGNRAFGGSTTHLPLRVNMAGVIPIIFAISVLLFPSMTAQFFVNARSTRIAEAAQWVISVFQNQLVYGISYFVLVVAFTYFYTEIVFKPDQIAENLQKQGGFIPGIRPGRHTSEYLANTTHKIIFAGALFLGIIAILPLVMQYFSGIQSLAIGGTSLLIVVSVVIESVKQLEAQLSMREYTMD; the protein is encoded by the coding sequence ATGGAAAAAATAGCCAAAATTTGGAGAGATAAAGATATCAGAAAAAGTATAATCTTTGTGTTAGCAATGCTAGCAATTTTTAGACTTGCGGCGCATATTCCTGTTCCTGGTGTTGATCCAGCGGCTCTTCGTCAGTTTTTTTCCTCAAATGAAATTTTAGGTTTATTAAATCTTTTTTCTGGAGGTGGAATGGAAAATTTTTCTATTGTTATGATGGGCGTTGGTCCATATATTACTTCGTCAATTATTTTTCAGCTCTTAGCCATGTTGATTCCAAAACTTGAAGAAATGAACAAGGAAGAAGCTGGAAGACAAAAAATTAATATGTGGACTCGTTGGGCAACTGTTCCCTTTGCTCTTATTCAGTCCTACGCTATGATCTCCTTACTCAGAAATTCTGGAACAGTAATTCTACCCGAATTACCGGTTTTTGATTTAGTAAGTATCATGTTAACAGTTACGGCTGGTACTATTTTCTTAATGTGGCTTGGAGAATTAATCAGCGAAAAAAAGATTGGAAATGGTATTTCTCTATTAATTTTTGCCGGTATTATCTCGGGTTTACCAACCGCTTTACAACAAGTATTTGTAAACTATGATCCTTCACAGCTTTTCACGTTAATTGGCATGCTCGTAATCGTCATCATTACTGTTGTGGGTGTGGTAGTTATAAATGAAGGTCAACGTAATGTTCCAATTCAATACGCCAGACAAATGCGCGGTAATCGTGCTTTTGGTGGTTCAACAACTCATCTGCCATTACGAGTTAACATGGCTGGTGTAATTCCAATTATCTTTGCCATATCAGTTCTACTATTCCCCTCAATGACAGCTCAATTCTTTGTAAATGCTCGAAGCACTCGAATTGCTGAAGCTGCTCAATGGGTGATTTCAGTTTTCCAAAATCAATTAGTCTATGGTATTAGTTACTTTGTCTTAGTAGTTGCCTTTACTTATTTTTATACTGAAATCGTCTTCAAGCCAGATCAGATTGCTGAAAATTTACAAAAGCAAGGTGGTTTTATCCCTGGTATTCGACCAGGTCGCCATACCTCAGAATATCTTGCCAATACTACGCATAAAATTATTTTTGCTGGTGCTTTATTCTTAGGTATTATTGCTATTTTGCCTTTAGTCATGCAGTATTTCTCAGGTATTCAATCCTTGGCTATTGGTGGTACTAGTTTATTGATTGTGGTATCGGTAGTTATTGAAAGTGTTAAACAGCTTGAAGCTCAGCTCTCAATGCGCGAATATACAATGGATTAG
- the map gene encoding type I methionyl aminopeptidase codes for MSRLIKTTEEINMIREGGHILGQILEDVSALVSPGIETKVLEDRALELIDTAGGRPAFKGYKPDKHSKPFPSALCISVNEEIVHGPAVPSRKLEEGQIVTLDIGMEYPFVKGKKGYYTDMATTVAVGNISIEARMLLAGTKESLEAGIDFVKPGVTLNQLGKTIETVLKKYKLGVIRDLVGHGVGLDVHEPPQVPNYSFKKNEFTDMELKAGMVIAIEPMATLGSWQIATADDGFTFITADKSLAAHFEHTVLVTEEGSEVLTRFKL; via the coding sequence ATGAGTAGATTAATTAAAACAACCGAAGAAATTAATATGATCCGTGAAGGCGGGCATATTCTTGGTCAGATCTTAGAAGATGTGTCTGCTTTAGTTTCTCCAGGAATTGAAACTAAAGTTTTAGAAGATAGGGCTCTCGAATTAATAGACACAGCTGGTGGGCGTCCGGCTTTTAAAGGTTATAAGCCTGATAAACATTCAAAGCCATTTCCTTCCGCACTTTGTATTTCTGTTAATGAAGAGATTGTTCACGGTCCGGCTGTTCCTTCTCGAAAACTTGAGGAAGGTCAAATTGTCACTTTGGATATTGGCATGGAGTATCCTTTTGTAAAAGGAAAAAAAGGTTATTATACAGACATGGCGACAACTGTGGCTGTTGGCAATATTTCTATTGAGGCAAGAATGTTATTGGCTGGCACAAAAGAATCTCTAGAGGCGGGAATTGATTTTGTAAAACCAGGTGTAACTTTAAATCAACTTGGTAAGACAATTGAGACTGTTTTAAAAAAATATAAACTTGGTGTAATCCGTGATTTAGTTGGTCATGGGGTTGGTCTAGATGTTCACGAACCGCCACAGGTTCCAAACTATAGTTTCAAAAAGAATGAATTCACAGATATGGAATTAAAAGCTGGGATGGTGATTGCGATTGAGCCAATGGCGACTTTGGGCAGTTGGCAAATTGCTACGGCTGATGATGGCTTCACTTTTATTACAGCTGATAAAAGTTTAGCTGCTCATTTTGAGCACACAGTTTTAGTAACAGAAGAGGGCAGTGAAGTTTTGACACGCTTTAAGCTATAA